In one window of Miscanthus floridulus cultivar M001 chromosome 12, ASM1932011v1, whole genome shotgun sequence DNA:
- the LOC136496859 gene encoding uncharacterized protein, translated as MMMRYQFTASRLQRPEVMVIPPPERAARVTRFLKPYLLRMHFTNKYVSAQVIHTPTSTVACSASSQEKLLRPNMESTRDVAAATKIGKLLGERLLLKGIPAVSIHMKREQKYHGKVKAVIDSVREAGVKLL; from the exons ATGATGATGCGTTACCAATTTACTGCTTCAAGGCTG CAGAGACCAGAAGTCATGGTGATCCCTCCACCAGAAAGGGCAGCTAGAGTCACCCGTTTCCTCAAGCCCTACCTGTTGAGGATGCATTTCACAAACAAGTATGTATCTGCTCAGGTCATCCACACCCCAACATCAACTGTTGCATGTTCGGCAAGCTCACAGGAGAAGCTGCTGAGACCAAACATGGAGTCGACCCGTGACGTCGCAGCAGCTACGAAGATCGGAAAGTTGCTTGGTGAACGCCTACTGCTCAAGGGAATACCTGCAGTGTCCATCCACATGAAGAGAGAACAGAAATACCATGGGAAAGTGAAGGCCGTTATAGATTCAGTGAGAGAAGCTGGAGTCAAATTGTTGTGA